In the genome of Thermus tengchongensis, one region contains:
- the dnaE gene encoding DNA polymerase III subunit alpha, with amino-acid sequence MGPEPGAGLALLTAESYFGRGVSSPERLLERARALGHTHLALTDWRSLTGGVRFFRKAQELGIKPLLGAGLPLATPEGTFPVLLLAGSREGYARLSAHLSQVLAEGSLPLAALLEDNADLVLLTGGREGFPSRLLSARRLEALDRLLKTLEAAFRDRLFLALYHARLPGDDRRVRILRALAQDRGLPYVPALEVRQATPELYPLLDALTCARLGLGVEQPHPERPRNEAQALPSKEEALDRIPFPEAWANARALAESLAFPLLPERMLDPPVPLPPGRTPQEELTRLAQEALRRRYPQRPAYQARLQEELATVEALGLAGFFLLAHQVVAWARSRGILAVARGSAVGSLLAHLLDLTPVDPVAEGLLFERFLHGGMKALPDIDLDLSSRRRQEVIRHLEEAYGAQEAMAAAYVTYRLPLAVQDLGRALGLPAELRHRLTRALGRDFRHLPPHRAQEAEPLFREVLGEAPVKGLLLRLLALMEKGHVRHLMPHVGGVVVAPGPLTRYAPVVRSAGGIQMLTLDKDDLEALGLVKLDLLGLRMLSALERAREEVFRSEGVWLDLEGLPQEEAVYRPLWRGETLGVFQLESPAQTAMSRRLRPKTLEDLAQQIALVRPGPIQSGTVRPYLERRLGRERSRPLHPVLQGLLSKTHGVLLFQEQLLSLLHHGAGMGWAEAEAFRKALSKAQDEEDLKPLRERFLEGLRATLGLEGEEAMEVWRLVEGFRGYGFTESHAQAFARHAYASLWLKAHHPAAFLAGLLSEAPGMWPPATLRQEARRLGVPLLPLSVNRSGLHYRVEVARGVKALRLPLTAAKGVSEDFARAILRQRLRGPFRSLEDFRARLEPPEDVLLALVKAGAFDELHGRREALFRAGLTPEGPLLSEAIPPPPLPPLHPGERLRLDLEAKGLSELPLHPLDLLRGRLEELGATPIPLLRPGPALTAGLVVARQKPPTAKGHAFYVLEDGPHRLQAVIPPEVWARRYRVFRDARILLVQGVYTGASLRVEEAWPLKDV; translated from the coding sequence GTGGGTCCTGAGCCGGGTGCTGGACTAGCCCTGCTCACCGCCGAGTCCTACTTCGGCAGGGGGGTGTCCTCCCCGGAAAGGCTTTTGGAGCGCGCCCGGGCGCTAGGCCACACCCACCTGGCCCTCACCGACTGGCGCTCCCTCACGGGCGGGGTGCGGTTTTTTCGCAAGGCCCAGGAGCTCGGCATAAAGCCCCTCCTGGGGGCAGGGCTTCCCCTGGCCACCCCTGAGGGCACCTTCCCCGTCCTCCTCCTGGCGGGGAGCCGGGAAGGCTACGCCCGCCTCTCCGCCCACCTCAGCCAGGTCCTAGCCGAAGGGAGCCTGCCGCTGGCGGCTCTCCTAGAAGACAACGCAGACCTGGTCCTCCTCACCGGGGGGCGGGAGGGCTTCCCCAGCCGCCTCCTTTCGGCAAGGCGCCTCGAGGCCCTGGACCGGCTCCTAAAGACCCTCGAGGCCGCCTTCCGGGACCGCCTTTTCCTAGCCCTCTACCACGCCCGCCTGCCGGGGGACGACCGCCGGGTGCGGATCCTCCGCGCCCTGGCCCAAGACCGGGGCCTGCCCTACGTGCCCGCCCTGGAGGTGCGCCAGGCCACGCCGGAGCTCTATCCCCTCCTGGACGCCCTCACCTGCGCCCGGCTGGGCCTTGGCGTGGAGCAACCCCACCCGGAGAGGCCGAGAAACGAGGCCCAGGCCCTCCCCTCCAAGGAGGAGGCCCTGGACCGCATCCCCTTCCCCGAGGCTTGGGCCAACGCCCGGGCCTTGGCGGAAAGCCTGGCCTTCCCCCTCCTGCCGGAGAGGATGCTGGACCCCCCCGTCCCCCTCCCCCCTGGGCGCACCCCACAGGAGGAGCTCACCCGCCTGGCCCAGGAGGCCCTCAGGCGCCGCTACCCACAAAGGCCCGCCTACCAAGCCCGGCTCCAGGAGGAGCTCGCCACCGTGGAGGCGCTGGGCCTTGCGGGGTTCTTCCTTCTCGCCCACCAGGTGGTGGCCTGGGCCCGCAGCCGGGGCATCCTGGCGGTGGCCCGGGGAAGCGCCGTGGGGAGCCTCTTGGCCCACCTCCTGGACCTGACCCCCGTGGACCCGGTGGCGGAGGGCCTCCTCTTCGAGCGCTTCCTCCACGGGGGGATGAAGGCCCTTCCCGACATCGACCTGGACCTCTCCAGCCGCAGGCGCCAAGAGGTGATCCGCCACCTGGAGGAAGCCTACGGGGCCCAGGAGGCCATGGCCGCCGCCTACGTCACCTACCGCCTGCCCCTGGCGGTGCAGGACCTGGGAAGGGCTTTGGGGCTTCCGGCGGAACTCCGCCACCGCCTCACCCGGGCCCTGGGCCGGGACTTCCGCCACCTTCCTCCCCACCGGGCGCAAGAGGCCGAGCCCCTCTTCCGGGAGGTATTGGGGGAGGCCCCGGTCAAAGGGCTCCTCCTCCGGCTCCTCGCCCTCATGGAGAAGGGGCACGTGCGCCACCTCATGCCCCATGTGGGCGGGGTGGTGGTGGCTCCCGGCCCCCTCACCCGCTACGCCCCGGTGGTGCGGAGCGCCGGCGGCATCCAGATGCTCACCTTGGATAAGGACGACCTCGAGGCCCTGGGCCTGGTGAAGCTGGACCTCCTGGGGCTCCGGATGCTCTCCGCCTTGGAAAGGGCCCGGGAAGAGGTCTTCCGCAGCGAGGGGGTCTGGCTGGACCTGGAAGGCCTGCCCCAAGAAGAGGCCGTCTACCGCCCCTTGTGGCGGGGGGAAACCCTGGGGGTCTTCCAGCTGGAAAGCCCGGCCCAGACCGCCATGAGCCGGAGGCTCCGGCCCAAGACCCTGGAAGACCTGGCCCAGCAAATCGCCCTGGTGCGCCCCGGGCCCATCCAGTCGGGCACGGTGCGCCCCTATTTGGAAAGGCGGCTTGGGCGGGAGAGGAGCAGGCCCCTGCACCCGGTGTTGCAGGGTCTTCTTTCCAAGACCCACGGGGTCTTGCTCTTTCAAGAGCAACTCCTCTCCCTCCTCCACCACGGGGCGGGGATGGGCTGGGCCGAAGCGGAAGCCTTCCGCAAGGCCCTAAGCAAGGCCCAGGACGAAGAAGACCTCAAGCCCCTTCGGGAGCGCTTTCTGGAGGGGCTCCGGGCCACCTTGGGCCTCGAGGGGGAGGAGGCCATGGAGGTGTGGCGCTTGGTGGAGGGCTTCCGCGGCTACGGCTTCACGGAGAGCCACGCCCAGGCCTTCGCCCGCCACGCCTACGCCTCCTTGTGGCTCAAGGCCCACCACCCGGCAGCCTTCCTGGCAGGCCTCCTTTCCGAAGCCCCTGGCATGTGGCCTCCCGCCACCCTCCGCCAGGAGGCCCGAAGGCTTGGGGTGCCCCTGTTGCCCCTTTCCGTGAACCGCTCGGGCCTCCACTACCGGGTGGAGGTGGCACGAGGGGTGAAGGCCCTCCGCCTCCCCCTCACCGCCGCCAAAGGGGTTTCTGAGGACTTCGCCCGCGCCATCCTGCGACAGCGCCTGCGGGGGCCCTTCCGGTCCCTGGAGGACTTCCGCGCCCGCCTGGAACCCCCGGAGGACGTTCTTCTGGCCCTGGTCAAGGCGGGAGCCTTCGACGAGCTTCACGGCAGGCGGGAGGCCCTGTTCCGGGCAGGGCTAACCCCAGAAGGCCCCCTCCTCTCGGAGGCCATCCCCCCTCCGCCCCTGCCGCCTTTGCACCCTGGGGAACGCCTCCGCCTAGACCTCGAGGCCAAGGGCCTCTCCGAGCTTCCCCTCCACCCCCTGGACCTGCTCCGGGGGCGCCTCGAGGAACTGGGAGCCACCCCCATCCCCCTCCTGCGCCCCGGGCCCGCCCTCACCGCCGGGTTGGTGGTGGCCCGGCAGAAGCCCCCCACCGCCAAAGGCCACGCCTTCTACGTCCTGGAGGATGGCCCTCACCGCTTGCAGGCCGTGATCCCCCCTGAGGTCTGGGCGAGGCGCTACCGGGTCTTTCGCGACGCCCGTATTCTCCTGGTGCAGGGGGTCTACACAGGGGCTTCCTTGCGCGTGGAGGAAGCTTGGCCCTTGAAGGACGTGTAG
- a CDS encoding type II toxin-antitoxin system RelE family toxin: MRYTLLLTRSAQKDLEALPPEVLRRVDQALEELADNPFPPGKVKKLKGSGHPPVYRLRVGDYRVLFTVDPEAKTLTVARVKHRREAYR; this comes from the coding sequence TTGAGGTACACCCTCCTCCTTACCCGTTCTGCCCAGAAGGACTTGGAGGCCCTTCCCCCCGAGGTGCTGAGGCGGGTGGACCAGGCCTTGGAGGAGCTTGCGGACAACCCCTTTCCCCCGGGCAAGGTCAAGAAGCTCAAAGGAAGCGGGCATCCTCCCGTGTACCGCCTCCGTGTGGGGGACTACCGGGTTCTCTTCACCGTGGACCCTGAGGCCAAGACCCTTACCGTGGCCCGGGTCAAGCACCGGAGAGAGGCCTACCGATAG